In Cardinium endosymbiont of Dermatophagoides farinae, the sequence GCGGTATTCGTTCAGGCTATAATGTGGGGGTAACCATCAATTTGCTAGACTATTCACTGATTTCTTTAGAGTTCAATAACGTAGATGGTATCGGTGCTGCCATAGCTACTTGCTTTATGCTATGGTAGGTCCGCTTACCTCTCTATATATAGGTAACACGGTAGGAACAGCCTTTTTGCGATAGGAGAAGCAAAGACCAGTCAGTTTATGGCTTATGGGGTTAGTCATCTGCCAAAATTTGGAAAAAAAGATAAATAATAATCCTTACTGCGTAAGGACTTTTGACAAACGAGCTAATGGGAGAAAAGGGTTGTAACTCTATTATAAAAAACTTAATAAAATATGTCAGATTAAAAAGATTATCAGTCATCAACCGTTCAATCGATTCATAAGCTAAACAGCTATCATTACGGGAATACCATTAACCTACTACGATTTTTAGTCGTTTTTCTTTTGGTATCCTTAGGTGGTTTATCTGCTTTTTTAGGCTATTTGGTATTTAAACAGAACAGAAGTGATTTGGTCTATTTTGCTACCCTTGAAGGGACCCATGTAGGTATAAGAAAAGATAATCCTACTAATAACAGTAGAGAAACCTTTGAGGTAGAAAATTTTGCTATACGCTTTATCCAAGATGGCTTTGCCCATAGCGAAAACAATTACCAAGAAAACATTGAAAGAGCTTTAACCGTTATGAATAATACTCTAGAGTCACCTTAAAAAAACTCTTTTCTGATGATAGTTTGTTTCAAGTATATAAGGAATCTAATGGGGTAACTACGGTTTATGTTAAAAGCATACATACTGATACACAGAACTATCCTATAGATCACAGATTTACTTTCAAACAGATTTAAAATTTTTAACTGGACAAGGGAAAGTCAAAACCCATAGCTACCATCAAGGCATTGCATTAGAAATGCAACCAACAGCTAGATGCAGTAAAAATCCATATGGGTTAATGATAACTGATTTAACCTTTTTAAACCATGAAGAAAAGTAGCTTATTCATATTTTTGGTACCTTATTTTCCTGTTTTTGCATTGGATATCAAAGTTTCAGATCAATATCCTATTTTGCTGGAACTCAATGGTACGATTGAAAAGATTTCTTTTGGCAATGGAGATAAAGAATATGTATCCAAAGAAGGAGGTAGGTTTTTAGAAGTCAAGGCTAAACATCCGAAAACAGGTAAAACCACTATTACAGTCTTTTACCTATCCAACGAAGGCAAAAAAATGAAAAGGTTGATGTATTTTATGGAACCGTTAGTTATGATGCAGGCATACAGCCAATGTATGATCTTACCCAGCATAAAGTTAAGCAGATAGAAGAAGCAGAGAAATGGGACACCGATGAACCTTTAACTGAATCCTTAACAGAAGCTATAGAATACGTATCGCAGGAACAGCCAAATATTAAACGTTTTCATCAGACTAAACAATAAGTTGTTTTTTGAGTAATGCGGTAAGCACAGGGGAAGAAATTGTTTTAAAGTTTGTATTGAGAAATGGATCTCCTTATAACTATAAGGTAGGAAGCGTATATTTTGTAGGAAACAACAAAGACAAAACCGCTATTCCTATTAAACTAAAACCTAAACGAATGGTAGTAGCGCCTGGAGAAATCATACCTATGATTTTCGTTATCAAACACAAGGTAGAAAAATCAGGTATAATCGTTCGTTTTGAAGAGAAAAAAGGTCATAGAGATTTAAGTTTGAACCTACCTAACAGATTGTTGCTGAGTATACCCTGTTTGGTTAAAGAATCTAAAGAAGTGTAGTGCCTATGGACAAGAAGCAATTAGGTTTTGGACTCGCTGGATTGTTGGTTATTGCTTGGGTGATATTACGTGATGTTAGAAAAACAAATAGTTGGCATGATTTTTTTGTAGCGCCTCCACCTAAAACTTGTAAGCTACTCGAAAAAGCAGAACCCTTATCGATTACTAAAGAAACCAATCAAAGAATGAAGGGAGTAGGTCGCATGCAATCAGCACAGGTACGTTGCTCTTTGTTTGAAGATATGGCTAAAAATATACATCAAGATGTATCAATAGTTGAACCAGAACCGGTTAAAGAACCTGAAAAAGTTAGTGTTAAACCTAAAAAGGTAGTGCAAAAAGTTAATAAGGTAGTGTATCCTACAAAACAGGAAAAAAACTACTTTCCAGTAGCCTTTGAAAGAAAAGGCAGAAAAAGGAATATTAAGGTAAAAAACAGCTTTGCTGCAGGTTATGTGTATGGGACACAAGAACTCAAACATGGCAGAAGTATTAAAATACGTGTCAAAGAAGCTTTTACTTACAAAGGTCAAGAAATCCCCAAAGGTGCGTTTTTATACGGCATCGTTGCTTTTGGAAAAGAAAGAATTCTGTCTAAGTTAGAAACAGCTGAATTTGGTAAAAATGTGATTCCAGTTGCTGTTGGTTTATATGATTCAGATTATATGATTGGACTATTAGTAGAAAATTTACATCCTTTCATTGATCAAGCGCAAAACAAATTGCTTAGCAAAGCAGCTAGTAGTGGCAGTAATTCTTGGATAAGAGAGATCAGTGGAGTAGTAGTAGATGGTATTAAATCCGTTAAAAATGAGCAAAAAATAACAATAGAAAATAGAAGAAAAGTGTTTCTTAAACCAATAGAAAAATGAATAAATTTAAAAAATATGGTGTGGTCTGTTTATGCCTGCTCATTCCTGTAACCTCTTCAGCAAGTATAGGATCTTCTATCAAATCAGGATTAAATAAAATCCTGCCTAACGGATTAAAGAAGTGGATACCTGGTCTATCTCCAGAAGAAAAGACCGCACAGTTGATGGAAGAGCAAGTAGGTACCTCTAACAACGTTTTAGAACAAATGAAGGATGCGGCTGATAGTATGAGAAAACTAAAAAAGAGTGTGGAAGACGCTAATTCTATTAAAAACCAAGGTAAATCATTATTCAAAGATCTATCTGATGCGAAATATGGTAAAGTAGTGCTGGGTATATCAGAAAAAATAAGTGGTATTAGTCTCAACCTTAGTGATTATATTCCTAGTTTAGATTGTACTAGAGACCTTAAAAGAAATTGTTCTTTTTCCTGTTATAGAGAAAAATCCCTATTAGGTAGAGTGGATTCTTTTACTGGTAGAAGTAGTAATTTCCTAAACACAAAACCACCAAAAAGTTTAAACTCCATTTGCTCAGACATTCAAGGAGAGTTGCGCCGATCAGATCAGATAAAAATAGCCTCTAAAGAGGCCAATAATAGACTGATTCCAGTTTATAAAGAACAGATCAAAAATCTAGAGATTCAAAATAAAAAAATAGATAAAACGCTATCTAATCCTAATTTTTATAAAAATGACCCCGTAAAATACTTTCAACTAGAAAGCATTAAAAATAAAAATATCTTAGATATGGGAGAACTAGTGGAACGAATCAACAGACTTCAAGTGGCATCGGAAGAAGTGTCTAAAAATGATAAAGAAGCTATTGCAGAGCTTCACAGTGAAAAGTTAAACAAAGATCTAATACAGCATATCGTTAAAGGTAAAATAAAAAGAAATAGTAAATTTTAAATGAAAATGAGTAAAAAATACAAACTAGAAAAAGTGAAGGAGTTTCCTTATAATCCTTTTTTAAACTACAGGTCAGAGGTACAGTTCGATGAGTTTTTCATAGATGAACTGTCAAATAAAGCTAAGAATATCATTAAGTATTTAATGTGTAAACATTCATTTAAAGAAGAAAAATTCTTATTTAAGCTAAATGAGTTTAATAGGTTTATGATATATATAAATATGGAATACCCCTGCGATGGGATAGCAGAACTATGCGCCAAAAATGTATTAGCAAAGACCAAAGATCCAGATCTATATTGGGTGAATAATGATTTCTTTAGAACTGGAATCTTTCAACCTAAATACTTAGAATGTACCGAAGAAGATAGATACAAATAGGTCTACACAAGTCCCTCGATACGAGATACAGGTAAACCAGTAAGAGCAATAATATCCTCTACAGGGTAGCCCTTATTAAGCATGGATTTGGCGATCTCTACTTTACCCTCTAGCTTTCCTTTTTCCTCTCCTATTCGGATACCATTCTCTTCTCCTATTCGGATACCATTCTCCTCTCCTATTCGGATACCTTCATCCCTATATTTTTGTGCTATAGTTCTCATAATATCTTCTTTATCTTCACTAGGTAGATGCTTTGTGATAATATTTTCTAGAACAGATTGCTGATCTTCAGGTAATTTACTATCACTATACCATAAAAAGCTTCTTATGTAAATATAACCTTTTTCCTTGTCAAGAACAATACATGATTTAAAGTTTTCTAAAAATTCTTCCCATAACTTAAGTATATCACGGGAGTGAACATACTTCATAAAATATTCGAGCATGCCGAGATGTTCCTTTTTTTTGATCTCATTATCTGGCATAGCATACAAGTCTACTAATTGGTAATCACCGCCCATAAACTCTTTAGCAAGAGTAGGTTCACTAAATAACTCCCATAAATTTCTTGGGACAGTAAAAGGTGTATTACCATGGTATACGACCAGCGGAATTATTAGTGGAAGTTTTGATTTATTTTTCACCTTATGCCTTTCAAGTAAGAGAAACATATATTTCCATAACTTGAATGCTGTCCAATATCTAGGGCTAACCTCGGCCTCAACAAGTGTATATATGAAAGCTTTCTGATTATTCTTCATCTTGATAGAGAATACTAAATCACTAAATTTTTGCTTTAAATTATCCTCTACATATGATTCTTTTTCTATTTTAAGAGTGTTTAGATCTAACAATGATTTACACGATTCTGGTAAATAATGGCTAAGAAACTCACGGGCAGCTACTGGATCGGAAAGGACTTTCTTAGCGAGGCCATCATGTTTCAATCTCTCTGTCATAAAGATAACTTCTTAAGAAGCATGAAATAGTTAAATGTGATAAGATAAAAAACTAATGAGTAAATATTACTAAAATAGGAAGAACCCATATATAGTTACCAAAACGTATCCAATATTACAAATATAACATTTTAATTCTAAAAACATGCAAAAATGAACTTATTCAAGTTCTATTTCTCATAGGAATACGTTTTAACATTGGACAACAAAATTTTATGTTGAAACTGCAAATTTCTATTCATTCGCTACAACTGGTTTAAAATTCACAATATACTTCAATCAATTGG encodes:
- the traM gene encoding conjugative transposon protein TraM; translated protein: MDKKQLGFGLAGLLVIAWVILRDVRKTNSWHDFFVAPPPKTCKLLEKAEPLSITKETNQRMKGVGRMQSAQVRCSLFEDMAKNIHQDVSIVEPEPVKEPEKVSVKPKKVVQKVNKVVYPTKQEKNYFPVAFERKGRKRNIKVKNSFAAGYVYGTQELKHGRSIKIRVKEAFTYKGQEIPKGAFLYGIVAFGKERILSKLETAEFGKNVIPVAVGLYDSDYMIGLLVENLHPFIDQAQNKLLSKAASSGSNSWIREISGVVVDGIKSVKNEQKITIENRRKVFLKPIEK
- a CDS encoding Rpn family recombination-promoting nuclease/putative transposase, which translates into the protein MTERLKHDGLAKKVLSDPVAAREFLSHYLPESCKSLLDLNTLKIEKESYVEDNLKQKFSDLVFSIKMKNNQKAFIYTLVEAEVSPRYWTAFKLWKYMFLLLERHKVKNKSKLPLIIPLVVYHGNTPFTVPRNLWELFSEPTLAKEFMGGDYQLVDLYAMPDNEIKKKEHLGMLEYFMKYVHSRDILKLWEEFLENFKSCIVLDKEKGYIYIRSFLWYSDSKLPEDQQSVLENIITKHLPSEDKEDIMRTIAQKYRDEGIRIGEENGIRIGEENGIRIGEEKGKLEGKVEIAKSMLNKGYPVEDIIALTGLPVSRIEGLV